A genomic segment from Tessaracoccus defluvii encodes:
- a CDS encoding AAA family ATPase gives MSITPTDNTPLPQSVGEAAKLLGQAISQVQRVIVGQEHMVQQLMVALLAKGHCLLEGVPGVAKTLAVRSFATVVGGDFARVQFTPDLVPSDIVGTRIYSAKAETFEIELGPIFVNFVLADEINRAPAKVQSAMLEIMAEKQVSIGGKTYPAPKPFIVIATQNPVESEGVYPLPEAQRDRFLVKVDVPYPRGNEELEILRRMSVTPPEADRVLDPQVVRHLQDMASNVFVHNLVAEYIVRLVLASRNPADFDMPDLAGVIQIGCSPRATLGLVAAARALALINGRDYVLPTDVQAVAKDVMAHRIVLGFDAVADNINPTDVVDRILAMVPAPTPVWNKEQRQASHQQHAHQPGRA, from the coding sequence GTGAGCATTACGCCGACGGACAACACGCCGCTGCCGCAGAGCGTGGGGGAAGCCGCGAAGTTGCTGGGCCAGGCGATCAGCCAGGTCCAGCGCGTCATCGTCGGTCAGGAGCACATGGTGCAGCAGCTGATGGTCGCGCTGCTCGCCAAGGGCCACTGCCTGCTCGAGGGTGTCCCGGGTGTCGCCAAGACGCTGGCCGTGCGCTCCTTCGCCACCGTCGTCGGTGGCGATTTCGCGCGTGTCCAGTTCACACCCGACCTGGTGCCGTCCGACATCGTCGGCACACGCATCTACTCCGCCAAGGCAGAGACCTTCGAGATCGAACTCGGCCCCATCTTCGTGAACTTCGTGCTCGCCGACGAGATCAACCGGGCGCCGGCCAAGGTGCAGTCCGCGATGCTCGAGATCATGGCCGAGAAGCAGGTCTCCATCGGCGGCAAGACGTACCCGGCGCCGAAGCCCTTCATCGTCATCGCCACCCAGAACCCGGTCGAGTCCGAGGGCGTCTACCCCCTGCCCGAGGCGCAGCGCGACCGCTTCCTCGTGAAGGTCGACGTGCCCTACCCCCGCGGCAACGAGGAGCTCGAGATCCTCCGACGCATGAGCGTCACCCCGCCGGAGGCCGACAGGGTGCTGGACCCGCAGGTGGTGCGTCACCTGCAGGACATGGCGTCCAATGTGTTCGTGCACAACCTCGTGGCCGAGTACATCGTGCGGCTCGTGCTCGCCTCCCGTAACCCGGCCGACTTCGACATGCCCGACCTCGCCGGCGTCATCCAGATCGGCTGCTCGCCGCGTGCGACCCTCGGCCTCGTCGCAGCCGCCCGCGCCCTCGCGCTCATCAACGGCCGCGACTACGTGCTCCCCACCGACGTCCAGGCCGTCGCCAAGGACGTCATGGCGCACCGCATCGTCCTCGGCTTCGACGCCGTCGCCGACAACATCAACCCGACCGACGTCGTGGACCGCATCCTCGCGATGGTCCCCGCGCCCACCCCCGTGTGGAACAAGGAGCAGCGCCAGGCGAGCCATCAGCAGCACGCGCACCAGCCCGGGCGGGCCTAG
- a CDS encoding endonuclease/exonuclease/phosphatase family protein, with translation MTDVEQVLAANEASGRPTAVDEVLADIDGERAAGRVVVLGGDFNEPSAQDWTAEAADLFDHNGVVIQWQTTLKLLDAGLVDTYREIHPDPVANPGFTWPSDNEGFATTKLTWAPEADERDRIDYIFALPDDRLTIDSSTVVGPRSSIVRNERVVDDSADEILTPQAPWPTDHKAVLTRFSITGP, from the coding sequence GTGACCGATGTCGAGCAGGTGCTCGCGGCCAACGAGGCTTCCGGCCGCCCGACGGCGGTCGACGAGGTGCTCGCAGACATCGACGGCGAGCGTGCCGCCGGTCGGGTCGTCGTCCTCGGCGGGGACTTCAACGAGCCGTCGGCGCAGGACTGGACCGCCGAGGCGGCCGACCTCTTCGACCACAACGGTGTGGTCATCCAGTGGCAGACGACGCTGAAGCTGCTGGATGCGGGCCTCGTGGACACCTACCGGGAGATCCATCCGGACCCGGTGGCCAATCCCGGCTTCACCTGGCCGTCGGACAACGAGGGGTTCGCGACCACCAAGCTGACGTGGGCGCCGGAGGCAGACGAGCGCGACCGAATCGACTACATCTTCGCCCTGCCGGATGACCGCCTCACCATCGACTCCTCCACGGTCGTCGGGCCGCGATCCTCCATCGTCCGCAACGAGCGCGTGGTCGACGACAGCGCCGACGAGATCCTCACACCGCAGGCCCCGTGGCCGACGGATCACAAGGCGGTCCTGACGCGTTTCAGCATCACGGGGCCGTAG